CCCGGGCATGGTGGTCGCGGCGATGCTCAAGATCGACCCGGAGTTCGGGCGCAAGAAGGCGGAAGCCGCCAAGCGATGAGTTCGTCGCATCGCCGCGTCGAAGGCACGATTGGCAATAGCCCGGCGGTTCACTGATGGGATAAGGCGGCAACCATGTTACGTGAAGTTCCGCAGGGGCAGTCAATTCCTTAGTCGCCTCGCGTGGTTGCCGGATTGTGTTTTCCGCCGGCTCGGGGCTACAATGGATGCATGAGCGACACAGACAACACAACCAAGGCCTCGTCTTCGCGGGTCGGCGAGCGGAAATGGCTCTTCTGGGCGGTGATGCTGGTGGCGCTGGCCTCCGTTTTCATTTACAGTAATCGACCCGTCCCGCCGTCGGCTGTCGAGTGGGTTGCGGACTTCGAGGCCGCCAAGGCCAAGGCGGCCGAATCGAACAAGCTGCTGCTGATGGATTTCTACGCCACGTGGTGCGGCCCCTGCAAGGCGATGGACCGTCAGGTTTTTCCCCGAAGCGAAGTTGCTCAAGCCCTCGGCAACTGGGTGGCGGTCAAAATCGACGTTGACAGACAGCCACAAATCGCCCGTGACTTCAGCGTGGATG
This genomic window from Phycisphaerae bacterium contains:
- a CDS encoding thioredoxin family protein, yielding MSDTDNTTKASSSRVGERKWLFWAVMLVALASVFIYSNRPVPPSAVEWVADFEAAKAKAAESNKLLLMDFYATWCGPCKAMDRQVFPRSEVAQALGNWVAVKIDVDRQPQIARDFSVDAMPTLVVLTPAGESIARASGYMDASDFIDWIVRAEKIWAEKARPAAPAGS